The following are encoded in a window of Fretibacter rubidus genomic DNA:
- the crtY gene encoding lycopene beta-cyclase CrtY gives MSKHYDMIIVGAGLSGLLTAWRCLDVNPDLSVTVIERGARIGGDHTWSFNLTDVAPELHDWIAPFIAYRWDSYEVKFPKRKRTLDITYCTGNSDTLRACVQPHIDSGRLTVMTDTAVSELGTETVTLESGEVLNAACVLDARGFEPNDDVFLGYQKFVGHVIKTKDPHGVTRPIIMDATVAQLGGYRFVYCLPYSDTEILVEDTYYTDGPELQSQEVDARIKDYIRDNLGVKDYEVVRREKGVLPITLAVDESRNWEALNTIGIRGGFYHAVTGYSFPDAVRTADNIADAIDLMDINISQTLKAEAAMEIQASRRSHIKDETFLRLLNRMLFRAAKPEERYTVLQRFYGLNQGLIERFYAGELTWRDKARILIGKPPVPVSKAMYNLSEKAFIRREREKRKSKS, from the coding sequence ATGTCCAAACATTATGACATGATTATCGTCGGCGCCGGGCTGTCGGGCCTATTGACGGCATGGCGATGTTTGGATGTTAATCCTGATTTATCCGTGACGGTCATAGAGCGCGGCGCGCGTATTGGCGGTGACCATACATGGTCGTTTAATCTGACCGATGTTGCGCCAGAGCTGCACGATTGGATTGCGCCGTTCATCGCTTACCGTTGGGATAGCTATGAGGTGAAATTTCCCAAGCGCAAACGCACGCTAGATATTACCTATTGCACGGGGAACAGTGATACACTGCGCGCCTGTGTGCAGCCCCATATTGATAGCGGGCGGTTGACGGTGATGACTGATACGGCTGTGTCAGAGCTGGGCACTGAAACTGTGACGTTAGAGAGTGGTGAGGTTTTAAATGCTGCATGCGTGTTAGACGCGCGCGGGTTTGAACCCAATGATGATGTTTTTCTTGGCTACCAGAAATTTGTCGGCCACGTCATTAAGACCAAAGACCCGCACGGCGTGACGCGGCCCATCATTATGGACGCCACAGTCGCGCAGTTGGGCGGTTACCGTTTCGTCTATTGCCTGCCATATTCCGACACGGAAATTCTGGTTGAGGATACCTATTACACCGACGGCCCAGAGCTTCAGAGCCAAGAGGTCGACGCGCGGATCAAGGATTATATCCGCGATAATCTTGGCGTAAAAGACTATGAAGTTGTGCGGCGAGAGAAGGGCGTTTTGCCGATTACTTTGGCGGTAGATGAAAGTAGAAATTGGGAAGCCCTCAACACGATTGGTATTCGGGGCGGATTTTATCATGCAGTCACAGGGTACAGCTTTCCGGATGCGGTTAGAACGGCTGATAATATTGCTGATGCTATCGACTTAATGGATATTAATATTAGCCAAACTTTAAAGGCCGAAGCCGCTATGGAAATTCAGGCATCACGCAGATCGCATATAAAAGACGAAACCTTCCTCCGCCTGCTAAACCGTATGCTCTTTCGCGCCGCTAAACCCGAAGAACGCTACACGGTCCTGCAACGTTTTTACGGCCTTAACCAAGGCCTGATAGAGCGGTTTTATGCAGGTGAGCTGACATGGCGCGACAAAGCGCGCATCTTAATCGGAAAGCCGCCCGTACCCGTATCAAAAGCAATGTATAATTTAAGCGAAAAAGCCTTTATCAGGCGGGAACGCGAAAAACGGAAATCGAAATCATGA
- a CDS encoding cytochrome c maturation protein CcmE, giving the protein MASKHQNRRLGIIALCAVALGVGVWMLGQALRSNTQFFYDPSEIAAPGFAAATPTIRIGGLVVEGSVRKGEGLFTEFDLEDFEGGAAGKVTVRFDGALPDLFREGQGIVVVGAPERAGVVKAEEVLAKHDENYKPAT; this is encoded by the coding sequence ATGGCCTCTAAACATCAAAACCGTCGTCTTGGAATTATTGCGCTTTGTGCTGTGGCTTTAGGGGTTGGGGTCTGGATGTTGGGCCAAGCCCTGCGGTCTAATACTCAATTTTTTTATGACCCCAGCGAAATAGCGGCGCCAGGTTTTGCAGCCGCTACACCGACAATCCGTATTGGCGGCTTGGTTGTCGAAGGTAGCGTGCGTAAGGGAGAGGGTCTATTTACTGAATTTGATTTGGAAGATTTTGAAGGCGGCGCAGCGGGCAAGGTTACTGTGCGCTTTGACGGTGCGCTTCCGGATTTATTCCGTGAAGGTCAAGGTATTGTCGTCGTCGGGGCGCCCGAACGCGCAGGCGTGGTTAAGGCTGAAGAAGTTCTCGCAAAGCATGACGAGAATTACAAGCCGGCGACATAG
- a CDS encoding phytoene/squalene synthase family protein: MDAITAHGHASIKQGSKSFALASRVLPPALRDDASMLYAWCRYCDDVIDGQIMGHDQIADYKTGQSERLERLRADTRAALNGEPTDNPVYAGLARVVATHNIDHKHPFDLLKGFEMDASERVYVTVDDILDYSYHVAGVVGVMMANIMGVRDAATLDRASDLGLAFQLTNIARDVVDDARADRVFVPRELLRATGAPIDAAELAKPAHWPAAHRAACAQLDIAERYYASAKVGIKELDFRCAWAITAALSVYRDIGEKLRKVGAEGWEGRVSASKGRKVALAMGAVAPAIVRGRVTNVSRDGFYQRP; this comes from the coding sequence ATGGACGCTATCACCGCACACGGTCACGCGAGTATCAAACAAGGCAGCAAAAGCTTTGCGCTCGCCAGCCGTGTTTTGCCGCCAGCGCTACGCGATGACGCGTCCATGCTTTATGCGTGGTGTCGTTATTGCGACGACGTGATTGACGGGCAAATCATGGGCCACGACCAGATTGCGGATTACAAAACAGGGCAGTCTGAGCGCTTAGAGCGGCTACGGGCTGATACGCGGGCCGCACTGAACGGTGAGCCAACGGATAATCCCGTTTACGCTGGCCTCGCCCGTGTTGTTGCGACCCATAACATTGATCATAAACATCCGTTTGATCTGCTAAAAGGGTTTGAAATGGACGCGAGTGAGCGCGTTTACGTGACCGTCGATGATATCCTTGATTATAGCTACCACGTCGCGGGTGTCGTTGGCGTGATGATGGCCAATATTATGGGGGTGCGGGACGCTGCGACGCTCGACCGCGCCTCTGATCTAGGGCTGGCGTTTCAGCTGACTAATATTGCGCGCGATGTCGTGGATGATGCCCGCGCTGACCGTGTGTTTGTGCCGCGTGAATTACTTCGCGCAACGGGGGCGCCGATTGATGCCGCAGAGCTGGCGAAGCCCGCGCACTGGCCCGCCGCGCACCGCGCCGCCTGCGCGCAGCTCGATATCGCAGAGCGCTATTACGCCAGCGCCAAGGTTGGTATCAAAGAATTAGATTTTCGCTGTGCCTGGGCCATTACGGCGGCGTTGTCAGTCTATCGCGACATTGGCGAGAAACTCCGCAAAGTCGGAGCAGAGGGCTGGGAAGGCCGCGTCAGCGCGAGTAAGGGTCGGAAAGTGGCGTTGGCAATGGGCGCGGTAGCCCCAGCGATTGTGCGGGGGCGTGTTACTAATGTGTCGCGCGATGGGTTTTATCAGCGGCCTTAG
- a CDS encoding beta-carotene hydroxylase, producing the protein MIINIAIIIASVIFMEVFAILFHKYYMHGERGWAWHESHHRHTEGPFERNDLYAVCFSFIAAALFIAGTLWWSPLWYIGVGFTVYGVLYAIVHDGLVHQRWPFHYTPSKRLLWGYPHRLVLAHRMHHHVTTREGAVSFGFLWAEKPDRLKAQLKNPAG; encoded by the coding sequence ATGATTATCAATATCGCCATTATCATCGCGAGCGTGATTTTCATGGAAGTCTTCGCGATACTCTTTCACAAATACTACATGCACGGTGAGCGCGGATGGGCATGGCACGAAAGCCACCACCGCCACACGGAAGGCCCGTTTGAGCGTAACGACCTATACGCCGTTTGCTTTAGCTTTATCGCCGCAGCCCTCTTTATCGCGGGCACATTATGGTGGAGCCCACTGTGGTATATTGGCGTCGGTTTTACCGTTTATGGCGTGCTTTATGCCATCGTCCATGACGGGCTAGTCCATCAACGTTGGCCCTTTCACTATACGCCGTCAAAACGCTTGCTGTGGGGATACCCACACCGTCTCGTCCTCGCCCACCGTATGCACCACCACGTTACAACCCGTGAAGGCGCGGTCAGCTTTGGCTTTTTATGGGCAGAGAAACCTGATAGGTTAAAAGCCCAGCTTAAAAACCCAGCAGGATAG
- a CDS encoding ABC transporter ATP-binding protein: MPTAAKVAALQSHNVSVDYKNFRALEGLNVTVNPGEIIGVIGPNGAGKTTFIKALCGHINLSGGHFTIADKRLKNGQNRQQLIGLVPQDIGLYPHMTARENLTVFAQMMGIKGLKTRKEIVSAALHDVDLMDKQDTLVSALSGGMKRRINVAAAIMHNPKILILDEPTAGVDIPARDSLHRLARSIATSGKAVLLITHELEQAEAICDKLLILAGGQTLAFDTPANIMAQNFSTSREVVVRFSSPPDAPTIHALKPFNFSQGDTATEWSTLTNASEVSFVSAFMASLRGGNDIVREISVRRPGLTHLLHSVERTGRLPKQPSSESRND; encoded by the coding sequence ATGCCAACAGCCGCAAAAGTCGCCGCGTTACAATCCCATAACGTCAGTGTGGATTACAAAAATTTTCGCGCACTTGAAGGTTTAAATGTTACCGTCAATCCCGGCGAAATAATTGGCGTTATTGGCCCTAACGGTGCTGGAAAAACGACATTTATCAAGGCTTTATGCGGTCATATTAATCTAAGCGGTGGTCACTTCACGATTGCAGATAAGCGCCTGAAAAACGGCCAGAACCGTCAACAATTAATTGGCCTTGTTCCCCAAGATATCGGGCTATACCCGCATATGACGGCGCGCGAAAACCTGACTGTCTTTGCGCAGATGATGGGTATTAAAGGCCTCAAGACCCGTAAAGAGATTGTCAGCGCTGCGCTGCATGACGTTGATTTAATGGACAAACAGGACACATTAGTCAGCGCCCTATCTGGCGGGATGAAGCGCCGTATTAATGTCGCCGCCGCTATCATGCACAACCCGAAAATCCTCATCTTAGACGAGCCGACGGCGGGCGTTGACATTCCCGCGCGCGATAGTCTTCACCGCCTTGCGCGCAGTATCGCAACGTCGGGAAAGGCTGTCCTATTAATTACCCATGAATTGGAACAGGCCGAGGCGATATGTGACAAGCTGTTGATTTTGGCGGGTGGCCAGACCCTCGCCTTTGACACGCCCGCCAATATTATGGCGCAAAATTTCAGCACATCACGCGAAGTCGTTGTGCGTTTCTCAAGCCCACCTGACGCGCCAACTATCCATGCGCTAAAGCCGTTTAATTTTTCCCAAGGCGACACAGCGACAGAGTGGTCAACGTTGACCAATGCATCCGAGGTGTCATTCGTTTCTGCCTTCATGGCGAGCCTACGCGGGGGTAATGATATCGTGCGGGAAATAAGCGTGCGCCGCCCTGGCCTCACCCATTTATTACATTCGGTCGAGCGCACAGGACGACTGCCCAAACAGCCTTCATCAGAGAGCCGCAATGATTAG
- the ccmD gene encoding heme exporter protein CcmD: MLEFDQYAPFIWASYGLSALVLGALVVQTFRGRR, translated from the coding sequence ATGCTAGAATTTGATCAATATGCGCCGTTTATCTGGGCCAGCTATGGCCTCTCCGCCCTCGTACTTGGCGCGCTTGTCGTGCAAACCTTTCGCGGGCGTCGCTAG
- the ccmC gene encoding heme ABC transporter permease CcmC, with protein MITYLANPVRFQRFARYASPILGGMAIIALIIGLYLSLVASPAERDQGDAVRIMYVHVPAAWCAMAAYTGLAVASFVSFVWRHPLADSAAKACALPGAAMTFLALATGSLWGKPIWNTWWEWDGRMTSVLVLLFIYLAYMAIWATIEDKKRAARLASIFAMVGWINIPIIKYSVEWWNSLHQPASISKIGAPSMPIEIIAPLLTMALAYTCLLGWLVINAVLRDIRIARAERQTAVPNATVTIETI; from the coding sequence ATGATCACTTATTTGGCCAATCCCGTCCGGTTTCAGCGGTTTGCGCGCTATGCCTCGCCAATCCTTGGCGGCATGGCGATTATTGCGCTGATTATCGGGCTATACCTTAGCCTTGTTGCCTCCCCCGCTGAACGTGATCAAGGCGACGCTGTGCGCATTATGTATGTCCATGTCCCTGCCGCGTGGTGCGCCATGGCGGCCTATACGGGCCTTGCGGTTGCCAGTTTTGTCAGCTTTGTATGGCGGCACCCGCTGGCTGATAGTGCAGCCAAAGCTTGCGCTCTGCCGGGGGCAGCGATGACGTTTCTGGCGCTCGCGACAGGCAGCCTTTGGGGCAAACCAATTTGGAACACATGGTGGGAATGGGACGGCCGCATGACCTCTGTTCTGGTTCTACTGTTTATCTATCTGGCCTATATGGCGATTTGGGCGACGATAGAGGATAAGAAGCGCGCAGCGCGGCTCGCCAGTATATTTGCCATGGTCGGCTGGATTAACATTCCGATTATCAAATATTCCGTCGAGTGGTGGAATAGTCTGCATCAACCCGCAAGTATTTCTAAAATCGGCGCACCATCAATGCCCATAGAGATTATTGCACCGCTGCTGACCATGGCGCTGGCTTATACCTGTTTACTAGGCTGGCTCGTCATTAACGCTGTGCTGCGCGATATTAGGATCGCGCGCGCAGAACGTCAGACCGCTGTGCCCAATGCCACTGTCACGATAGAGACGATTTAA
- a CDS encoding fatty acid desaturase, translating to MSVEMTVKAKVPARYTGLVLAALVCTAWATVHIYSVFFHALSAPLWQTVGLIALQCWLYVGLFIVAHDTMHGSLAPGRPKVNAAIGTAIMFVYAGFDWKYMRTAHHAHHDHSGTADDPDFNAKDPVHFWGWYAKFFFQYFGLRQFLTLVGFTVVYLLLGAPYLNTIIMWAVPAILSSVQLFYYGTFLTHRHKDTFPDHHKARSNNYPKWLSLLSCFHFGYHHEHHLYPHEPWWRLPARKGDVPNHAKETA from the coding sequence ATGAGTGTAGAGATGACAGTCAAAGCAAAAGTGCCAGCCCGCTATACGGGTCTGGTTTTGGCTGCGCTTGTCTGTACTGCCTGGGCAACTGTCCATATCTATAGCGTATTTTTCCACGCCCTATCCGCGCCCTTATGGCAGACGGTCGGGCTGATCGCGCTGCAATGCTGGTTATATGTTGGGTTGTTTATTGTCGCCCATGACACGATGCACGGCTCTCTTGCGCCGGGGCGTCCAAAGGTCAACGCAGCCATCGGGACGGCGATTATGTTTGTCTATGCGGGGTTTGATTGGAAATATATGCGCACGGCCCACCACGCTCACCATGATCATAGCGGCACAGCGGATGACCCCGATTTCAATGCCAAAGACCCTGTGCATTTTTGGGGCTGGTACGCAAAATTCTTTTTCCAATACTTCGGATTGCGGCAGTTTTTAACGCTTGTGGGGTTCACGGTCGTTTATCTACTGCTCGGCGCGCCATACCTTAACACCATCATCATGTGGGCTGTGCCGGCGATATTGTCATCCGTGCAGCTTTTTTACTATGGCACGTTCCTCACCCACCGTCACAAGGACACCTTCCCCGATCATCACAAAGCGCGGTCTAATAATTACCCGAAATGGTTGTCACTGCTGAGCTGTTTTCATTTTGGCTATCACCATGAACACCACCTCTATCCGCATGAGCCGTGGTGGCGCCTCCCCGCACGAAAGGGTGATGTCCCCAATCACGCCAAGGAGACCGCATGA
- a CDS encoding heme exporter protein CcmB, whose translation MTPLILRDLKLAIRSGGAWLLGIFFFALFLTFCVIAVGADKTRLGTLGPALIWLAVMFSTLLSFQDIFSRDMADGTLEHVLLSPASGLSVVTAKAVGFAILSVGPILLALPMAGIMLGLSTITISGLALSVIFATPALAAYGTLASALMSRRGSGGFLIILISAPFLIPVLIFGLSAVDSFARTGIMAMEFRALAGLSLIGMAIGLPAASAAITANLE comes from the coding sequence ATGACGCCGCTTATCCTGCGTGATTTAAAACTTGCCATACGCTCTGGCGGAGCGTGGCTTTTGGGCATCTTCTTCTTTGCGCTGTTCCTGACGTTTTGCGTTATTGCGGTTGGGGCTGACAAAACGCGATTGGGTACACTCGGCCCCGCGCTGATCTGGCTTGCGGTGATGTTCTCAACGCTGTTGTCATTTCAAGACATCTTTAGCCGTGATATGGCAGACGGCACGTTAGAACATGTATTGCTTTCGCCAGCCTCTGGTCTGTCTGTTGTGACAGCCAAAGCGGTCGGATTTGCGATATTATCTGTAGGCCCAATCCTGCTTGCGCTGCCCATGGCGGGCATTATGCTTGGCCTATCAACGATTACCATATCGGGACTTGCGCTATCCGTTATATTTGCAACGCCCGCACTGGCGGCTTACGGGACACTTGCGAGCGCCCTTATGTCGCGGCGCGGTAGCGGCGGATTTCTTATAATCTTAATTTCAGCACCGTTCTTAATCCCCGTGTTGATTTTCGGGCTGAGCGCAGTGGACAGTTTCGCGCGCACGGGCATAATGGCGATGGAGTTTCGCGCGCTTGCCGGGCTTAGCCTGATTGGCATGGCCATTGGATTGCCCGCCGCCAGCGCCGCCATAACGGCGAATTTGGAGTAA
- a CDS encoding phytoene desaturase: MNVQLDEKPITKTGDKPTAIVVGAGFGGIALAIRLQSMGFQTTMIDKRDKPGGRAYVYEEKGYKFDGGPTVITDPNCLRELFELSGRNMDDYVTLLPVDPFYRLQWEDGDTFDYNNDDEFLMEQIRDRNPDDVAGYYKFLDYSKELYREGYEKLGTTAFLKMRQMFAAAPQLVRLRADRSVYSMVSKFVKNERVRQLLSFQSLLVGGNPFKTSSIYALIHALERRDGVWFAKGGTGALVRGMVQLFEDLGGEIRLSSEVADIHTDGDRVTGVTTQDGWTGYADLVCSNADVVHTYSKLLAGHKRGPSYAKSLKRKSHSMSLFVIYFGLKAKHPDMKHHIILLGNRYKELIAEIFGKGKKLPDDFSLYLHAPSVTDDSLAPEGCSAYYVLSPVPHLGNADIDWDVVGPQYTDKILDYLEKHSIPNLRRDLDVVKTLTPFGFRDDLNSHLGSAFSVEPILTQSAWFRPHNRDDKIGNMYIVGAGTHPGAGVPGVVGAAKATAGVIEQDFDGVLSAYKASSGWPSNR; encoded by the coding sequence ATGAATGTTCAGCTAGACGAAAAACCGATCACTAAGACGGGTGATAAACCCACGGCCATTGTGGTGGGCGCAGGCTTTGGGGGCATTGCACTGGCCATTCGCCTGCAATCCATGGGGTTTCAAACCACCATGATCGATAAGCGCGACAAGCCGGGGGGGCGTGCCTATGTCTATGAGGAAAAAGGCTATAAATTTGACGGCGGTCCAACGGTCATCACCGACCCCAATTGTCTGCGCGAATTATTTGAACTGTCTGGCCGCAATATGGATGACTATGTCACCTTGTTGCCCGTTGACCCATTTTATCGTCTGCAATGGGAAGACGGCGATACCTTTGATTATAACAATGACGATGAATTTCTGATGGAGCAAATTCGCGACCGAAATCCCGATGATGTGGCGGGCTATTATAAATTCCTCGATTATTCAAAAGAGCTTTACCGTGAGGGTTATGAGAAGCTCGGCACCACGGCGTTTCTGAAAATGCGTCAAATGTTTGCTGCCGCGCCGCAATTGGTACGTTTGCGTGCAGACCGCTCAGTTTATTCGATGGTGAGCAAATTTGTTAAAAATGAACGCGTGCGGCAATTGCTGTCCTTTCAGTCGCTGCTCGTCGGTGGGAACCCGTTTAAGACAAGCTCCATTTACGCGCTTATCCATGCGCTGGAACGCCGCGACGGTGTCTGGTTTGCGAAAGGCGGTACGGGTGCCTTGGTGCGCGGTATGGTGCAACTGTTTGAAGATTTGGGCGGGGAGATACGCCTGTCGTCCGAAGTCGCAGACATCCACACCGACGGTGACCGCGTTACGGGTGTTACGACGCAGGACGGCTGGACGGGCTATGCCGATTTGGTGTGCTCCAACGCCGATGTCGTGCATACCTATTCCAAATTGCTGGCGGGACACAAACGCGGGCCGAGCTACGCCAAATCACTGAAACGTAAATCGCACTCTATGTCGCTGTTTGTGATTTACTTTGGCCTGAAAGCCAAACATCCCGATATGAAGCATCACATCATCTTGCTCGGCAATCGTTACAAAGAGCTGATTGCGGAAATTTTTGGCAAAGGCAAAAAACTGCCTGATGATTTCTCGCTCTATCTTCATGCGCCGAGTGTCACAGATGATAGCCTCGCGCCAGAGGGTTGCTCGGCCTATTACGTGCTATCGCCCGTGCCGCATCTGGGGAATGCCGATATTGATTGGGACGTCGTCGGACCGCAATATACTGATAAGATTTTAGACTACCTAGAGAAACATTCCATTCCGAACCTGCGCCGTGATTTGGATGTGGTCAAAACACTGACACCATTCGGCTTTCGTGATGACCTGAACAGCCACCTTGGCAGTGCGTTTTCAGTCGAGCCCATCCTGACCCAATCCGCGTGGTTCCGCCCGCATAATCGCGACGATAAAATCGGCAATATGTATATTGTCGGCGCAGGCACCCACCCCGGCGCAGGTGTGCCCGGTGTGGTCGGCGCGGCCAAAGCCACAGCAGGGGTCATAGAGCAGGACTTTGACGGCGTGCTAAGCGCGTATAAAGCAAGCTCTGGTTGGCCCAGTAACCGCTAA
- the mazG gene encoding nucleoside triphosphate pyrophosphohydrolase → MALTIDGKTPYERVKQLMAALRNPDGGCPWDQEQDFASITPYTIEEAYEVVDAINRGDMGELQNELGDLLLQVVFHSQMASELGHFDLDDVADGLVDKMVSRHPHVFGDASERTSESQTLAWEEIKARERKAKGGGKDTPQSVLSDVALALPALMRAEKLQKRAARVGFDWPNTDGVLDKIIEEAHEVRDASASGDQDAIEDEMGDLLFAVTNLARKLGVDPEVALRRTNDKFTRRFMSVEAGARASGRALPDMSLDDMEALWVAAKTAEKT, encoded by the coding sequence GTGGCACTGACGATAGACGGCAAAACACCTTATGAGCGTGTCAAACAGCTTATGGCCGCGCTGCGCAATCCAGACGGCGGATGCCCGTGGGATCAGGAACAGGACTTTGCGTCCATTACACCCTACACAATTGAAGAAGCCTATGAAGTGGTGGACGCGATAAACCGCGGCGATATGGGCGAGCTTCAAAACGAGCTTGGCGACCTTTTACTGCAAGTCGTGTTTCATTCGCAAATGGCAAGCGAGCTTGGCCATTTTGACCTAGATGATGTGGCGGACGGCTTAGTTGATAAAATGGTGAGCCGTCACCCGCATGTGTTTGGTGACGCGTCAGAGCGCACATCCGAGAGCCAAACGCTGGCCTGGGAAGAGATAAAAGCCCGCGAACGCAAAGCAAAAGGCGGCGGCAAAGATACGCCGCAATCGGTGCTATCGGATGTGGCCCTGGCCTTACCCGCCCTGATGCGGGCTGAAAAACTGCAAAAACGCGCCGCCCGTGTTGGTTTTGATTGGCCAAATACCGACGGTGTTTTGGATAAAATTATTGAGGAAGCCCATGAGGTTCGCGACGCGAGCGCCAGCGGCGATCAAGACGCAATTGAAGACGAAATGGGCGACCTTTTATTTGCGGTGACGAACCTTGCGCGCAAATTGGGCGTTGATCCAGAGGTCGCGCTACGCCGCACCAATGACAAGTTCACCCGTCGTTTCATGAGTGTCGAAGCGGGCGCCAGAGCCTCTGGCCGCGCCCTACCCGATATGTCGCTTGATGATATGGAAGCGCTATGGGTCGCGGCTAAGACTGCGGAAAAAACCTAA
- the ccmA gene encoding heme ABC exporter ATP-binding protein CcmA, translated as MSKTDVDIGKSPSFTVSVRDLSLSRGTALLFSGVSFSIDPGQLIWVNGGNGMGKTSLLRLLAGFSRADSGIIDWSKDGRSVAAKDLVGFQGHHDAFKSALTAHESLVFWADLMDVPDDTDSVLKAVGLAMRADVRTGALSAGQKRRLALARLMLSKKPLWVMDEPTAAMDTKGVALIHSLVEGHIRSGGSAIIASHNPAQNMSAHTRRLTLNTLDDAPAGAPA; from the coding sequence ATGTCAAAAACGGATGTAGACATAGGTAAGAGTCCGTCCTTCACAGTCTCTGTGAGGGATTTATCGCTCTCGCGTGGGACGGCTTTGTTATTCTCGGGTGTCAGCTTTTCTATTGACCCAGGGCAGCTTATCTGGGTGAACGGCGGCAATGGTATGGGTAAGACATCGCTGCTTCGGTTGCTGGCGGGTTTTTCACGCGCCGATAGTGGCATAATTGACTGGTCCAAAGACGGGCGCTCTGTCGCAGCGAAAGACTTGGTCGGGTTTCAAGGCCACCATGACGCCTTTAAATCAGCCCTAACCGCGCACGAAAGTTTGGTCTTTTGGGCTGATCTTATGGATGTGCCTGACGACACAGACAGTGTTTTAAAGGCCGTAGGGTTGGCGATGCGCGCCGATGTCCGCACGGGCGCATTATCAGCAGGGCAAAAACGTAGGCTTGCGCTAGCGCGGTTGATGTTAAGCAAAAAGCCCCTGTGGGTGATGGATGAACCCACCGCCGCCATGGACACCAAAGGCGTCGCCCTGATCCATAGCCTTGTCGAAGGCCATATCCGAAGTGGCGGCTCTGCCATTATCGCGTCGCACAATCCTGCGCAAAATATGTCCGCCCATACAAGACGATTAACGCTGAATACGCTCGATGATGCGCCCGCAGGAGCGCCCGCATGA
- a CDS encoding ABC transporter permease has translation MIRAIFKIMGLRLWRDKGALVLAFVLPGFIFAIFAAIFANASGGDLDLRASMAVTSQAPATQLLASDLQKSNDFTLTFNDDWTLSDIRERVRLGQDDVGLVLAGDIADPSAPAIVIVSEPSRDIAATVLKGQIRQRLADQSGQSMPAIFTDISALDSDDDLSVADQSVTYYIGATAVLFLLFSAMQGAGLSLDERKTGITQRLLLGPIGTLSMLTGKFLFLSLIGFIQAAIICGVAAVFFDVPVTDHLPGLAVACLGAAALSSGLALLVASLCGSAAQMHTVSTFLVLLFSAVGGSMVPRFMMPDWLQNLGQFTPNSYVIDAVYGILARGQSMADLLPVWYVLFGGALVALILAAGISHMMRRA, from the coding sequence ATGATTAGGGCCATTTTCAAAATCATGGGCTTGCGCCTCTGGCGGGACAAGGGCGCGCTGGTGCTGGCCTTTGTGCTGCCGGGATTTATTTTCGCCATTTTCGCGGCGATTTTTGCCAATGCATCGGGCGGTGATTTGGACTTGCGCGCCAGTATGGCCGTGACAAGCCAAGCCCCCGCAACACAGCTGCTGGCGAGCGATCTACAAAAATCGAATGATTTCACACTGACTTTTAATGACGATTGGACGCTTTCCGACATACGCGAGCGGGTTCGGTTGGGCCAAGATGACGTTGGGCTGGTTTTGGCAGGTGATATTGCCGACCCGTCCGCACCCGCCATTGTGATCGTATCAGAACCTAGCCGCGATATTGCCGCCACCGTCCTTAAAGGCCAAATCAGGCAGCGCCTAGCCGACCAAAGCGGTCAATCGATGCCCGCGATATTTACTGATATTTCCGCGCTTGATAGCGATGATGACCTTAGCGTCGCGGATCAATCCGTGACTTATTATATCGGCGCAACGGCAGTCTTATTCCTATTATTCTCTGCCATGCAAGGCGCAGGCCTGTCGCTGGATGAGCGTAAAACGGGTATTACCCAGCGTTTGCTGCTCGGCCCTATTGGAACGCTATCGATGCTAACGGGCAAGTTCTTATTTCTTAGCCTCATAGGCTTTATCCAAGCGGCGATAATTTGCGGCGTGGCAGCGGTGTTCTTTGACGTGCCTGTAACCGACCACCTGCCCGGCCTTGCGGTCGCCTGTTTGGGCGCGGCGGCGCTGTCCAGTGGACTGGCGCTACTGGTCGCAAGCCTATGCGGCTCTGCGGCGCAAATGCATACGGTATCAACGTTTTTAGTGCTGCTGTTCTCTGCCGTGGGCGGGTCCATGGTGCCGCGTTTCATGATGCCTGATTGGCTACAGAACCTTGGTCAGTTCACACCCAATTCTTATGTTATTGATGCGGTCTACGGCATTTTGGCACGGGGACAGAGCATGGCGGATTTGCTACCTGTGTGGTATGTTTTATTCGGCGGGGCCTTAGTCGCGCTGATTTTGGCGGCGGGCATTTCACATATGATGCGCCGCGCTTAA